CACGCAGTAGACGGTATTCTCCTGACTGTTCAAAACAGAAAAGCAAGGCCTATCCGGTATGCAATGGAAAATCCTTCAGCAAATTCAACATGGGCTTCAAGAAACATGGCAGTTTTAGGAACCTTGATTTTGGTTTTTATCGTAACGCACATGGTTAACTTCTGGGCGGTAATGCATTTTGATAAGAATATGCCATTGCAGTCTGTTGCAAATGGTGATTCACAGGTGTATGTGATGGTTGATGGTAGTTACATTCCTCAGGAATTTGTGACTAGCGGTGATGTGAAAATTGAACACAGAACAGAGTTTTTTGACTCTAAAAGCGGACTTAAAATAGGCGAGGGCTATAAAGATTTGCATAAAATTACTTTTGAATTCTTTAAAGATTCTGAATACGGCCTAATCGCAACAATACTATATGTAATTGCAATGTTCGTATTGTCTTTCCACTTATGGCATGGTTTTGCCAGCGCATTCCAATCATTAGGAGCAAATAACCCAAAATATAACGGATTCATTAAAGGTTTCGGTAAAGCCTTTTCGGTTATCGTACCGCTTCTTTTCGCAATTATTCCGGTTTACATTCACTTTTTTGCTAAATAACACACGAACAAGATATGAGTTTAGATTCTAAAATTCCAGAAGGACATATATCAGAAAAATGGACCAACCATAAAAATCATCTTAAATTGGTAGCGCCTAATAACAGGCCTAAAATTGATGTGATTGTTGTTGGTACAGGTTTGGCTGGAGCTTCTGCTGCTGCTTCTTTAGGGGAGATGGGATACAATGTGAAAGCATTTTGTTTCCAGGATTCTCCACGTAGAGCCCACTCCATTGCAGCTCAGGGAGGTATCAATGCCGCTAAAAATTACCAAAACGATGGCGATAGTATTTATCGCTTATTCTATGATACGATAAAAGGAGGAGATTACCGTGCAAGAGAAGCAAACGTTCACCGTCTTGCTGAAGTTTCCGGAAATATCATCGACCAGTGTGTAGCACAAGGCGTGCCTTTTGCCCGCGATTATGGTGGATTGCTGGACAACCGTTCTTTTGGAGGAACACAGGTACAGCGTACTTTTTATGCTGCCGGACAAACCGGACAGCAGTTGCTTTTGGGAGCTTATTCAGCCCTGTCAAGACAAATTGGTTTAGGACGTGTTGAAATGTACAACCGTCATGAAATGCTTGACCTGGTAAAAGTTGATGGAAAAGCAAGAGGAATCATTGCCCGTAACCTGATTACCGGTGAAATCGAAAGACATTCTGCACATGCCGTTATCATTGCTTCCGGTGGATATGGAAACGTATATTTCCTTTCTACAAATGCAATGGGAAGTAACGTGACTGCAGCATGGAAAATCCACAAACAGGGAGCTTATTTTGCTAACCCTTGTTATGTACAAATTCACCCAACCTGTATTCCGGTTCATGGAACCAACCAATCGAAACTGACTCTGATGTCAGAATCATTGCGTAACTCAGGAAGAATCTGGGTGCCTAAAAAGAAAGAAGATGCAGAAGCAATTCGTGCCGGAAAATTGAAACCGACACAAATTGCCGAAGAAGATAGAGATTACTACTTAGAAAGAAGATATCCTGCATTTGGTAACTTAGTGCCTCGTGACGTGGCTTCAAGAGCTGCAAAAGAGCGTTGCGATGCCGGTTTCGGAATTGAAGCCAACGACACTAACGAAGGTGTTTACCTTGACTTTGCTTCTGAAATTAAGAGCAAAGGCCGTCAGGCAGCTTATGCACAAGGAAATCACCATCCTACAGATGAAGAAATAATCAAATTAGGAAAACAGTGGGTAGAAGAAAAATACGGTAACCTTTTCCAGATGTATGAAAAAATTACCGACGAAAACCCATATGAAACTCCAATGAAAATTTATCCTGCCGTTCACTACACAATGGGTGGTGTTTGGGTAGATTATAACCTGCAGTCTACAATTCCGGGTTGTTTCGTAGCTGGAGAAGCAAACTTCTCTGACCATGGTGCAAACCGATTAGGAGCATCTGCTTTGATGCAGGGATTGGCTGACGGATATTTCGTATTGCCATATACGGTTTCTAACTACCTAGCTGATGAAATCCGTACCGGAAAAATTCCTACCAATTCACCGGAATTTGACGAGGCAGAAAAAAGAGTGAAAGACTCGATTAACTTCTTCCTCAACAATAATGGTACAAAATCAGTAGACCATTTCCACAAAGCTTTAGGAAACATCATGTGGAATAAAGTAGGAATGGGACGAAACGAAAAAGGTCTGTCAGAAGCAGTAGCAGAAATTGATGCTTTGCGTAAAGAATTTTACAAAGAAGTATACGTTCCCGGAAGTGCAGATGAATTGAACCCTGAATTGGAAAAAGCACTTAGAGTAGCTGATTTCATGGAATTAGGACAATTAATGGCAATGGACGCCTTGCAAAGAAAAGAATCATGTGGAGGACATTTCCGTGAGGAGTATCAGGATGCCGAAGGAGAAACCCTACGTGATGACGAAAACTTTAAGTTTGTTGGAGCATGGGAATACCAGGGAAGCGACATTAATAAGGAAGTACTTCACAAAGAAGAACTGAATTATGAGTTTATTAAAATTGCGGCTCGTAATTACAAATAAGAATCGGCGTGAAAAACTTCTTGATTTTAATTTCGATTCTATTTACGGGAGTAGTTTTTGGACAGTCAGGCTATCTTAACGGAAAGCAGCCCTTTCAAAAGCCAAAAGAAGGTAAAGCTTTGGTGTATTTGATTAGGTCAGGAGCAGGAGCCTTAGTCAATTTCAGGGCTTACAAAGACGATAAGTTTTTAGGAGCATTGGTTAACGACGATTACTTGATTATTGAATGTGAGCCAGGAGAACATTTGTTTTGGGCAGTTTCAGAGAATAGGGACTATGTAGAAGCAAATTTAGAAGCAAACAAAGTGTATGTTTTGAATATTCAGGGTCAAATGGGAGCATTTATAGCATCTGTATCGCTTAAGCAACTGGATCCTAATAAAAAGTCAGACAAAAAGCTTTTTGCCAGAAAAATTAGAAATTCTTGGGCGATAGTATATGACGAATCAAGAATAACAGAAGACAAATCTGAAAATATTGAAAAAGGTTTGGCTAAGTATAAAGAACTAAAAGCAAAGGAATCTTCAAAAATAATTAAACTTGATCCGGCAAAGGCTTTTGAAAACGCTGATAAACCAAATTAAGTATTAAAACAAAAATTATGAGCAATTCAAAATTTATAAACATAAACCTTAAAATTTGGCGTCAGAAAAATGCCAAAGAAAAAGGGAAAATCGAGACCTATAAATTAGATAATGTTTCAACGGACAGCTCCTTTCTTGAGATGCTTGACCAATTGAATGAACAATTGGTTTCGGAAAGACAGGAACCTGTAGCTTTTGACCATGATTGCCGTGAAGGAATCTGTGGTATGTGCTCACTGTTTATCAATGGTAGGGCTCACGGTCCGGATACAGGAATTACGACTTGCCAGTTGCACATGCGTATGTTCAAGAACAACGATACAATTTATGTGGAACCATGGAGAAGTAAGGCTTTTCCGGTTATCAAAGATTTGGTTGTTGACCGAAGTGCATTTGACAGAATCCAACAGGCAGGAGGTTTCGTTTCTGTAAATACTTCAGGAAACACTATTGATGCCAATTCAACGCCAGTACCTAAACATGATGCAGACCGTGCTTTTGAAGCAGCTGCTTGTATTGGATGTGGTGCCTGTGTAGCTACCTGTAAAAACGGTTCTGCTATGCTTTTCGTTGGTGCAAAAGTATCACAGTATGCTTTGTTACCGCAAGGTAAGGTAGAAGCTACGCAGCGTGTTTTGAACATGGTTCGCCAAATGGATGAGGAAGGATTTGGAAACTGTACCAATACAGGTGCTTGTGAAGTAGAATGTCCAAAAGGAATTTCTTTGGAGAACATCGCAAGAATGAACAGGGAATATTTGGCAGCAAGCTTGAAATAAGAATCTGTAAGTATAAATAGTAAAGGCGCATTTAAAAATGCGCCTTTTTTTATGGCTTTTTAATCGGGAGATAAATCCGGTTAAGAATTCCTTTGTCGAAATATTCTTATATTTGGAAGACAAAACAAACACAATGAAATATTTCTCTTTCCTGTTATTAATTTCTACACTATCATTCGCCCAAAATTACCAGCAATACGTCAATCCTATGATTGGAACCGGAGGGCACGGACACACTTTTCCGGGAGCTACTGTGCCTTTCGGGATGGTACAGCTCTCTCCTGATACCAGAATAGATGGGAGTTGGGACGGATGTTCAGGTTATCATTATTCTGATAATGTAATTTACGGTTTCTCACATACACACCTGAATGGTACCGGAGTTTCGGATTTTGGTGATATTATGCTAATGCCTACAATGGGAGAGCCATCTTTAGACAATAAAATTTATTCTTCAAAATTTTCGCATTCCAATGAAAAGGCAGCAGCTGGTTTCTATGCCGTAAAACTTGATGATGATGATATTGATGTAGCGCTGACAGCTTCTACAAGAGTCGGATTTCATGAATATACGTTTAATAATTCCGGTCAGGCAAATATTATTCTGGACCTGAACCACCGCGACCATTTAATTATGGGAGAGGTAAGAATTATTGACAATAAAACTATTGAAGTTTTAAGAAGGAGTGAAGCCTGGGCCCGTGACCAATATGTGTTTTCGAGAATAGAATTCAATCAGCCAATGGTCATTACGAAGGTCAACAATAATGCTTTCGCACCGGCAAAAGTAACAGACCGGTTTTTTGCAGGCAGCCTTCTGGCGATAAGTTTCTCCAAACAAGTTAAAAAGGGAGAAAAATTACTTGTAAAAGTATCACTTTCACCAACTTCTTATGAAGGAGCGAAACTTAATATGTCTGAAATAAACCACTGGGATTTCAAAAAAGTAAGAACAGAAGCCGAAAAATTGTGGAATAAGGAACTGTCTAAAATTGAAGTGTCCTCATCAGATAAAAACAAAATGGCAATATTCTATACGGCATTATACCATACGATGATGCAGCCCAATATAGCACAGGATTTAGATAGAAAATACAGAGGTCGTGACAATCAGATACACACTGCAAAAGGATTTGATTACTATTCCGTTTTTTCGCTTTGGGATACGTTTCGTGCTGCACATCCTTTATATACTCTGATCGATAAAAAACGAACGGCTGATTTTATCAATACGTTTTTGAAACAATACGAACAGGGGGGCAGATTACCGGTTTGGGAACTGGCTTCTAACGAAACAGACTGTATGATTGGCTATCATTCCGTTTCAGTAATGGCAGATGCCATGGCAAAAGGAATAAAGGGCTTCGATT
This portion of the Flavobacterium lindanitolerans genome encodes:
- a CDS encoding succinate dehydrogenase cytochrome b subunit, with amino-acid sequence MAKSAILKSSLAKKYWMALTGLFLCLFLVGHLAGNLQLIFSDALHFNQYALFMTTNPVVKLLSYLTYISILFHAVDGILLTVQNRKARPIRYAMENPSANSTWASRNMAVLGTLILVFIVTHMVNFWAVMHFDKNMPLQSVANGDSQVYVMVDGSYIPQEFVTSGDVKIEHRTEFFDSKSGLKIGEGYKDLHKITFEFFKDSEYGLIATILYVIAMFVLSFHLWHGFASAFQSLGANNPKYNGFIKGFGKAFSVIVPLLFAIIPVYIHFFAK
- a CDS encoding fumarate reductase/succinate dehydrogenase flavoprotein subunit, translated to MSLDSKIPEGHISEKWTNHKNHLKLVAPNNRPKIDVIVVGTGLAGASAAASLGEMGYNVKAFCFQDSPRRAHSIAAQGGINAAKNYQNDGDSIYRLFYDTIKGGDYRAREANVHRLAEVSGNIIDQCVAQGVPFARDYGGLLDNRSFGGTQVQRTFYAAGQTGQQLLLGAYSALSRQIGLGRVEMYNRHEMLDLVKVDGKARGIIARNLITGEIERHSAHAVIIASGGYGNVYFLSTNAMGSNVTAAWKIHKQGAYFANPCYVQIHPTCIPVHGTNQSKLTLMSESLRNSGRIWVPKKKEDAEAIRAGKLKPTQIAEEDRDYYLERRYPAFGNLVPRDVASRAAKERCDAGFGIEANDTNEGVYLDFASEIKSKGRQAAYAQGNHHPTDEEIIKLGKQWVEEKYGNLFQMYEKITDENPYETPMKIYPAVHYTMGGVWVDYNLQSTIPGCFVAGEANFSDHGANRLGASALMQGLADGYFVLPYTVSNYLADEIRTGKIPTNSPEFDEAEKRVKDSINFFLNNNGTKSVDHFHKALGNIMWNKVGMGRNEKGLSEAVAEIDALRKEFYKEVYVPGSADELNPELEKALRVADFMELGQLMAMDALQRKESCGGHFREEYQDAEGETLRDDENFKFVGAWEYQGSDINKEVLHKEELNYEFIKIAARNYK
- a CDS encoding succinate dehydrogenase/fumarate reductase iron-sulfur subunit, translating into MSNSKFININLKIWRQKNAKEKGKIETYKLDNVSTDSSFLEMLDQLNEQLVSERQEPVAFDHDCREGICGMCSLFINGRAHGPDTGITTCQLHMRMFKNNDTIYVEPWRSKAFPVIKDLVVDRSAFDRIQQAGGFVSVNTSGNTIDANSTPVPKHDADRAFEAAACIGCGACVATCKNGSAMLFVGAKVSQYALLPQGKVEATQRVLNMVRQMDEEGFGNCTNTGACEVECPKGISLENIARMNREYLAASLK